Proteins from a genomic interval of Microbacterium esteraromaticum:
- a CDS encoding sulfurtransferase produces the protein MTVAHDTSSAKFAEYAEPGRLVTTEWLAQNLGTPGLVVVESDEDVLLYETGHIPGAVKVDWHTELNDPVVRDYVDGEGFAALLSRKGISRDDTVVIYGDKNNWWAAYALWVFSLFGHEDVRLLDGGRDKWIAEGRDLTTEKTVRPATEYPVVERDDSVLRAYKDDVLAFIGHGPLIDVRSPEEYSGERTHMPAYPEEGALRGGHIPTAQSVPWARAVAEDGGFKSRAELEQIYLDGAGLTPGDDVIAYCRIGERSSHSWFVLQHLLGFENVRNYDGSWTEWGSAVRVPIVTGTEPGAL, from the coding sequence GTGACCGTCGCACACGACACCTCATCCGCCAAGTTCGCCGAGTACGCCGAACCCGGTCGTCTCGTCACCACCGAGTGGCTCGCACAGAACCTTGGCACCCCCGGCCTCGTCGTCGTCGAGTCCGACGAGGACGTGCTGCTGTACGAGACCGGCCACATCCCAGGTGCGGTGAAGGTCGACTGGCACACCGAACTGAACGACCCTGTGGTGCGCGACTACGTCGACGGCGAGGGCTTCGCCGCCCTGCTCAGCCGCAAGGGTATCTCGCGCGATGACACCGTGGTGATCTACGGCGACAAGAACAACTGGTGGGCCGCATATGCCCTGTGGGTGTTCTCACTGTTCGGGCACGAGGACGTGCGCCTGCTCGACGGCGGCCGCGACAAATGGATCGCCGAGGGCCGTGACCTCACCACTGAGAAGACCGTGCGTCCCGCCACCGAGTACCCGGTCGTCGAGCGCGACGACTCGGTGCTGCGCGCCTACAAGGACGACGTGCTGGCCTTCATCGGCCACGGACCGCTGATCGACGTGCGCTCTCCCGAGGAGTACTCCGGTGAGCGCACCCACATGCCCGCATACCCCGAGGAGGGCGCGCTGCGCGGCGGTCACATTCCGACGGCGCAGAGCGTGCCGTGGGCGCGCGCGGTCGCCGAGGACGGCGGATTCAAGTCGCGCGCCGAACTGGAGCAGATCTACCTCGACGGCGCCGGTCTCACGCCCGGCGACGACGTGATCGCGTACTGCCGTATCGGTGAGCGCTCCAGCCACAGCTGGTTCGTGCTGCAGCACCTGCTGGGCTTCGAGAACGTACGCAACTACGACGGCTCATGGACCGAATGGGGCAGCGCCGTGCGGGTGCCGATCGTGACCGGCACGGAGCCCGGCGCGCTCTGA
- a CDS encoding SufE family protein produces MTDTPVPAALAEFRDEFLELPESDRLELLLEFANELPAVPERLADHPELYERVAECQSPVFIIVEVSDGIVAMHATAPPEAPTTRGFASILGQGITGLTADEVLAIPSDYPQTIGLTKLVSPLRIGGMTGMLMRAKNQVAQKR; encoded by the coding sequence ATGACTGACACGCCCGTCCCTGCCGCGCTCGCCGAGTTCCGCGACGAGTTCCTCGAGTTGCCCGAGAGCGACCGCCTCGAGCTGTTGCTGGAGTTCGCGAACGAGCTGCCGGCCGTCCCGGAGCGTCTCGCCGACCATCCCGAGCTGTACGAGCGCGTCGCGGAGTGCCAGTCCCCCGTTTTCATCATCGTCGAGGTCTCCGACGGCATCGTCGCCATGCATGCGACGGCGCCGCCGGAGGCACCGACGACCCGCGGGTTCGCCAGTATCCTCGGGCAGGGCATCACCGGGCTGACCGCTGACGAGGTGCTGGCGATCCCCAGCGACTACCCCCAGACGATCGGGCTGACCAAACTGGTCTCGCCGCTTCGGATCGGCGGGATGACCGGGATGCTGATGCGCGCCAAGAACCAGGTCGCACAGAAGCGCTGA
- a CDS encoding alpha/beta hydrolase family protein: protein MKSLRHAAAFALPVVAATAAAAAVAVFSTARRVVTPAVRQKDVRIRSVDTAAQTIELDRTVDTELPGRYGLFTAGSHDYVKLGAVLSADATSVRRKLLTQIAPDAHLDQDAAFSGWYYVAPDELHLPWKNVLIGSPAGPCPAWLFPQSSSTWVIQVHGRGTTRSECLRAVPVFHALGLPVLVVSYRNDGEAPRSRRGSYALGAAEWRDVDAAIGYAMRHGAERIVLMGWSMGGAIALQTAVSSAHREAIAALVLDSPVVDWRTVLRFQAREAGLREPLPALAMGALQNSVMARLSGAEAPIAFDRLDMVARASELDAPVLILHSEDDGFVPADASHALAKARPDLVTMPEISVARHTKLWNYDQSGWTATITDWITAQGLAEDGAPN, encoded by the coding sequence ATGAAGAGTCTCAGGCACGCCGCAGCGTTCGCCCTCCCCGTCGTCGCCGCTACGGCCGCGGCGGCCGCCGTCGCGGTGTTCAGTACCGCCCGCCGCGTGGTGACACCCGCCGTCCGTCAGAAGGATGTGCGCATCCGTTCCGTGGACACCGCGGCGCAGACGATCGAGCTCGACCGCACGGTCGATACCGAGCTCCCCGGCCGCTATGGGCTGTTTACCGCGGGATCACACGACTACGTCAAGCTCGGCGCGGTGCTGAGCGCTGATGCCACCAGTGTGCGCCGCAAGCTGCTCACACAGATCGCACCCGATGCGCACCTCGATCAGGACGCCGCCTTCAGCGGCTGGTACTACGTCGCACCGGATGAGCTGCACCTGCCGTGGAAGAACGTGCTGATCGGCTCGCCGGCCGGGCCCTGCCCGGCGTGGCTGTTTCCGCAGTCCTCCTCTACCTGGGTGATCCAGGTGCACGGCCGGGGCACGACGCGTTCGGAGTGCCTGCGTGCGGTGCCTGTCTTCCACGCGCTCGGGCTGCCCGTGCTCGTGGTCTCATACCGCAACGATGGCGAGGCGCCGCGTTCGCGGCGGGGTTCCTACGCGCTCGGGGCCGCGGAGTGGCGCGACGTCGACGCGGCGATCGGGTACGCGATGCGCCACGGCGCCGAGCGCATCGTGCTGATGGGCTGGTCGATGGGCGGCGCGATCGCGCTGCAGACGGCGGTGTCGTCCGCGCATCGGGAGGCGATCGCGGCACTGGTGCTGGATTCGCCGGTCGTGGACTGGCGCACCGTGCTGCGGTTCCAGGCGCGCGAGGCGGGCCTGCGGGAGCCCTTGCCCGCACTGGCGATGGGAGCGCTCCAGAACTCCGTGATGGCACGACTGAGCGGCGCCGAGGCGCCGATCGCGTTCGACCGCCTCGACATGGTGGCACGGGCATCCGAGCTCGATGCTCCCGTGCTGATCCTGCACAGCGAGGACGACGGTTTCGTCCCTGCCGACGCCTCGCACGCGCTCGCGAAGGCACGCCCGGATCTGGTCACCATGCCCGAGATCTCGGTCGCGCGGCACACCAAGCTGTGGAACTACGACCAGAGCGGGTGGACGGCGACGATCACCGACTGGATCACAGCGCAGGGGTTGGCCGAGGACGGCGCACCGAACTGA
- a CDS encoding DUF3000 family protein, whose product MTADPEAAALFDAAVAELRTASSRTDIVVREIPAPRDLAPFAFALAADVRPDDHGDSLYGTGRFVLLHDPDEPPSWGGAWRIVAYAQAPLEPEIGTDPLLADVAWSWLVDALDDHGAEYHSASGTSTKMLSKGFGALAEEGDGAQIELRASWTADAPLRPHVEAWEELVGMLAGLPPGSEDVAVFGARKGGRG is encoded by the coding sequence GTGACCGCAGACCCGGAGGCCGCCGCCCTGTTCGACGCAGCGGTGGCAGAGTTGCGCACGGCGTCGTCACGGACCGACATCGTCGTGCGCGAGATCCCCGCCCCGCGCGACCTCGCTCCGTTCGCTTTCGCTCTGGCCGCGGATGTGCGACCCGATGACCACGGCGATTCCCTGTACGGCACCGGGCGGTTCGTGCTGCTGCACGATCCAGACGAACCGCCGTCGTGGGGCGGCGCCTGGCGGATCGTCGCATACGCCCAGGCTCCGCTCGAGCCCGAGATCGGCACAGATCCGTTGCTGGCGGACGTGGCCTGGTCGTGGCTTGTCGACGCACTTGACGACCACGGAGCCGAATACCACTCCGCATCGGGCACCTCGACGAAGATGCTCTCGAAGGGATTCGGAGCGCTCGCCGAAGAAGGCGACGGCGCGCAGATCGAGTTGCGCGCGTCGTGGACAGCCGACGCCCCCCTCCGGCCACATGTGGAAGCATGGGAGGAACTGGTGGGAATGCTCGCAGGGCTCCCGCCCGGATCAGAGGATGTCGCCGTGTTCGGCGCAAGAAAGGGCGGACGTGGCTGA
- a CDS encoding HRDC domain-containing protein, with product MADYSVISDRAEFEKASRALAEGDGPVAVDVERASGFRYSQRAYLIQVFRRDAGVFLFDPPAIGDFSALQRAIGAEEWVFHAASQDLPSLRELDLEPPRIFDTELASRLLGSDGFGLAAVVERTLGISLTKAHSAADWSTRPLPAPWLEYAALDVVHLIDVRDALVDELAASQKTEYAAQEFDATLHRPPKPPREEPWRRLSGLHKVRGARQLAVARELWTAREDYAREIDAAPGRLVPDRALLAAVLASPTSKQALAGLKEFNGRASRTQLDRWWDAIARGRATEQLPRERVPSDSLPPPRAWVDRNPEADLRLKAARPVVEAIAEELHMPTENLLTPEHLRRVAWHPPALTADAIGAALSELGARPWQVAHTAQKIADAFVEGPQSTTDADTADS from the coding sequence GTGGCTGACTACTCCGTGATCAGCGACCGCGCGGAGTTCGAGAAGGCCAGTCGCGCGCTGGCCGAGGGCGATGGGCCGGTCGCCGTCGATGTTGAGCGAGCATCGGGATTCCGGTACTCGCAGCGCGCATACCTGATCCAGGTCTTTCGCCGCGACGCCGGGGTCTTCCTCTTCGATCCTCCCGCCATCGGCGACTTCAGCGCACTCCAGCGGGCCATCGGCGCCGAGGAGTGGGTGTTCCACGCGGCCAGCCAGGACCTGCCATCCCTACGAGAACTCGACCTCGAACCACCCCGCATCTTCGACACCGAACTGGCATCGCGGCTGCTCGGCAGCGACGGATTCGGCCTCGCCGCCGTCGTCGAGCGCACGCTGGGCATCTCGCTGACCAAGGCCCACTCGGCAGCCGACTGGTCCACCCGGCCGCTGCCGGCGCCGTGGCTCGAGTACGCTGCGCTCGACGTCGTGCATCTGATCGACGTGCGAGACGCCCTCGTCGACGAACTCGCAGCTTCGCAGAAGACCGAGTACGCGGCGCAGGAGTTCGACGCCACCCTGCATCGGCCACCCAAGCCGCCGCGCGAAGAGCCATGGCGACGCCTCAGCGGTCTGCACAAGGTGCGCGGTGCCCGCCAACTCGCCGTCGCACGCGAGCTGTGGACGGCACGGGAGGACTACGCCCGAGAGATCGACGCCGCACCGGGCCGTCTCGTGCCCGACCGCGCACTCTTGGCCGCCGTGCTCGCCTCCCCCACCTCGAAGCAGGCGCTCGCCGGCCTGAAGGAGTTCAACGGTCGCGCCAGCCGCACGCAACTGGATCGCTGGTGGGACGCCATCGCGCGCGGCCGCGCCACCGAGCAGCTGCCCCGCGAGCGGGTGCCCAGCGACTCCCTCCCACCGCCTCGGGCGTGGGTGGACCGCAACCCCGAGGCCGATCTGCGGCTGAAGGCCGCCCGACCGGTGGTCGAGGCGATCGCCGAAGAGCTGCACATGCCCACCGAGAACCTACTGACGCCCGAGCACCTGCGCCGGGTCGCCTGGCACCCGCCGGCGCTGACCGCGGATGCCATCGGCGCCGCGCTCAGCGAACTCGGCGCGCGGCCCTGGCAGGTTGCGCATACAGCACAGAAGATCGCGGATGCCTTTGTAGAAGGCCCGCAATCCACGACGGATGCCGACACGGCGGATTCGTAG
- a CDS encoding thiolase family protein, whose product MAEISDVYFVDGVRTPFGRAGEKGMYWNTRADDLAVKATIGLMERNAGVPAERIDDVAIAATSQTGDQGLTLGRSVAILAGLPQTVPGLAVERMCAGAMTSVTTMAASIGIGMYDFALAGGVEHMGHHPIGGNADPNPRFVAEKMVDPGALNMGVTAERLFDRFPHLTKERSDRFGMLSQHKVQAAYDAGKIQPDLVSVAIKGADGAWGLATEDEGRRPGTTMDDLAALKTPFRPHGRVTAGTSSPLTDGATMSLLAGGGAVKEHGLAPKMRMVSFAFAGVQPEIMGIGPIPSTEKALKKAGLTIDDIGLFELNEAFAVQVISLLDHFGIADDDPRVNQWGGAIALGHPLAASGVRLMIQLAAQFAERPDVRYGLTAMCVGLGQGGSVIWENPHYDGKKKK is encoded by the coding sequence GTGGCCGAGATCTCGGACGTCTACTTCGTCGATGGAGTGCGCACACCCTTCGGGCGCGCCGGCGAAAAGGGCATGTACTGGAACACCCGCGCAGATGACCTCGCCGTGAAGGCGACCATCGGCCTGATGGAGCGCAACGCCGGGGTACCGGCCGAGCGCATCGACGATGTGGCAATCGCCGCGACGTCGCAGACCGGGGATCAGGGCCTCACCCTGGGCCGGTCGGTCGCGATCCTCGCCGGCCTTCCGCAGACCGTTCCCGGCCTCGCCGTCGAACGCATGTGCGCGGGTGCCATGACGAGCGTGACGACCATGGCCGCATCGATCGGCATCGGCATGTACGACTTCGCGCTCGCCGGTGGTGTCGAGCACATGGGACACCACCCGATCGGCGGCAACGCCGACCCGAACCCGCGTTTCGTCGCCGAGAAGATGGTCGACCCGGGCGCACTGAACATGGGTGTCACGGCCGAGCGCCTGTTCGACCGCTTCCCGCACCTCACCAAGGAGCGCTCCGATCGTTTCGGCATGCTCAGCCAGCACAAGGTGCAGGCTGCGTACGACGCCGGCAAGATCCAGCCCGATCTCGTCTCTGTGGCAATCAAGGGCGCCGACGGAGCCTGGGGTCTGGCGACCGAGGACGAGGGGCGTCGCCCGGGCACGACCATGGACGACCTGGCCGCGCTGAAGACCCCGTTCCGGCCGCACGGTCGTGTCACCGCCGGCACGTCATCCCCGCTGACCGACGGCGCGACCATGTCGCTTCTCGCCGGTGGCGGTGCGGTGAAGGAGCACGGCCTGGCGCCGAAGATGCGGATGGTCTCGTTCGCCTTCGCCGGTGTGCAGCCCGAGATCATGGGCATCGGTCCGATCCCCTCGACCGAGAAGGCGCTGAAGAAGGCCGGTCTCACGATCGATGACATCGGTCTGTTCGAGCTGAACGAAGCCTTCGCCGTGCAGGTGATCTCGCTGCTCGATCACTTCGGCATCGCCGATGACGACCCGCGGGTCAACCAGTGGGGCGGCGCGATCGCGCTGGGTCACCCGCTGGCAGCATCCGGAGTGCGTCTGATGATCCAGCTCGCGGCGCAGTTCGCCGAGCGCCCCGACGTGCGCTACGGCCTCACCGCGATGTGTGTCGGTCTCGGCCAGGGCGGTTCGGTCATCTGGGAGAACCCGCACTACGACGGAAAGAAGAAGAAGTGA
- a CDS encoding 3-hydroxyacyl-CoA dehydrogenase NAD-binding domain-containing protein — protein MALTEGEVITHSPVRDIRLPSGKVLALITLDNGRDHTRPNTLGPATLTELGETLNALKARAASGEIQAVGITGKQYILAAGADLSDISRVGSKDNARLIAQLGHKVIGSLSDLGVPSFAFVNGLALGGGMEIALNSTYRTVDASAAALALPEVFLGIIPGWGGAYLVPNLIGIENALEVVISNPLKQNRMLKPQQAFELGLMDAIFPAANFLENSLVWADAVLGGKKVERKNAPGKIERTVKWPVAIKMARTMLESKIGTVPRSPYVALDLLDKARSGTKAEGFAREDEALAELVTGDQFAASMYAFDLVQKRAKRPVGAPDKTLAKKVTKVGIIGAGLMASQFALLFVRRLQVPVLITDLDQARVDKGVAYIHDEIGKLEAKGRVDADTANKLRSLVTGTTDKSLYADCDFVIEAVFEEVGVKQQVFGEIEKIVAEDAILATNTSSLSVEEIGAKLANPERLVGFHFFNPVAVMPLIEVVKTPHTSDAALSTAFVVAKGLGKNAVLTADAPGFVVNRLLAKVMGEAARAVYEGTPIAEVEKAFGPLGLPMGPFQLIDLVGWKVAAHVQDTMVRAFPERFYANENFHALAELDAIVEKDKGGRVTGWTKAAEKVLKGAVGSSPADADTILTRVQDGLAQEIRIMLDEGVVPEVEDIDLCLILGAGWPFIDGGASPYLDREGASERVFGGTFHTPPIRGIEA, from the coding sequence ATGGCCCTCACCGAGGGTGAGGTGATCACGCACTCCCCCGTGCGCGACATCCGCCTTCCCTCGGGCAAGGTGCTCGCGCTGATCACGCTCGACAACGGGCGCGACCACACCCGTCCGAACACGCTGGGTCCGGCGACGCTCACGGAGCTCGGCGAGACGCTCAACGCCCTCAAGGCACGCGCCGCATCGGGTGAGATCCAGGCCGTCGGCATCACCGGCAAGCAGTACATCCTCGCCGCCGGCGCCGACCTGTCCGACATCAGCCGGGTCGGCTCGAAGGACAACGCTCGCCTGATCGCACAGCTGGGCCACAAGGTGATCGGGTCGCTGTCCGATCTCGGTGTGCCGTCCTTCGCGTTCGTCAACGGACTGGCGCTGGGCGGCGGCATGGAGATCGCGCTGAACTCCACCTACCGCACCGTCGATGCTTCGGCAGCCGCCTTGGCTCTGCCCGAGGTCTTCCTCGGGATCATCCCCGGCTGGGGCGGCGCCTACCTGGTGCCGAACCTGATCGGCATCGAGAACGCCCTCGAGGTCGTCATCTCGAACCCGCTCAAGCAGAACCGCATGCTCAAGCCGCAGCAGGCGTTCGAGCTGGGCCTCATGGACGCCATCTTCCCGGCGGCGAACTTCCTCGAGAACTCGCTGGTCTGGGCTGACGCTGTGCTGGGCGGCAAGAAGGTCGAGCGCAAGAACGCACCCGGCAAGATCGAGCGCACCGTGAAGTGGCCCGTCGCCATCAAGATGGCGCGCACCATGCTCGAGTCGAAGATCGGCACCGTGCCGCGCTCGCCCTACGTCGCGCTCGACCTGCTCGACAAGGCCCGCAGCGGCACGAAGGCAGAGGGCTTCGCCCGTGAGGACGAGGCCCTGGCCGAGCTCGTGACCGGCGACCAGTTCGCCGCGTCGATGTACGCGTTCGATCTGGTGCAGAAGCGCGCGAAGCGTCCGGTCGGCGCACCCGACAAGACGCTGGCGAAGAAGGTCACCAAGGTCGGCATCATCGGTGCGGGCCTCATGGCCAGCCAGTTCGCCCTGCTGTTCGTGCGCCGTCTGCAGGTGCCGGTGCTCATCACCGATCTGGATCAGGCCCGCGTCGACAAGGGCGTGGCATACATCCACGACGAGATCGGCAAGCTCGAGGCCAAGGGCCGCGTCGACGCCGACACCGCGAACAAGCTGCGTTCGCTGGTGACGGGAACCACCGACAAGAGCCTGTACGCGGACTGCGACTTCGTCATCGAGGCCGTGTTCGAAGAGGTCGGCGTCAAGCAGCAGGTGTTCGGTGAGATCGAGAAGATCGTCGCCGAGGACGCCATCCTCGCCACCAACACGTCGTCGCTGTCGGTCGAAGAGATCGGCGCGAAACTCGCCAACCCCGAGCGTCTGGTCGGCTTCCACTTCTTCAACCCGGTCGCGGTGATGCCGCTGATCGAGGTCGTGAAGACGCCGCACACCAGCGACGCGGCGCTGTCGACCGCGTTCGTGGTCGCGAAGGGCCTCGGCAAGAACGCCGTTCTCACCGCAGACGCCCCCGGGTTCGTGGTGAACCGCCTGCTGGCGAAGGTCATGGGCGAGGCAGCACGTGCCGTCTACGAGGGCACGCCGATCGCCGAGGTCGAGAAGGCCTTCGGCCCGCTCGGCCTCCCGATGGGCCCGTTCCAGCTGATCGATCTGGTCGGCTGGAAGGTCGCCGCGCACGTGCAGGACACCATGGTGCGCGCGTTCCCCGAGCGTTTCTACGCCAACGAGAACTTCCATGCTCTGGCCGAGCTGGACGCGATCGTCGAGAAGGACAAGGGCGGACGCGTCACCGGCTGGACCAAGGCCGCTGAGAAGGTGCTCAAGGGCGCCGTCGGCTCGTCGCCGGCGGATGCCGACACCATCCTGACGCGTGTGCAGGACGGCCTGGCGCAGGAGATCCGCATCATGCTGGACGAGGGCGTCGTGCCCGAGGTCGAGGACATCGACCTGTGCCTGATCCTGGGCGCGGGTTGGCCGTTCATCGACGGCGGCGCTTCACCGTACCTTGACCGCGAGGGTGCTTCCGAGCGCGTGTTCGGCGGAACGTTCCACACGCCGCCGATCCGCGGCATCGAGGCCTGA
- a CDS encoding GMC oxidoreductase encodes MPDVDVAVIGSGFGGSVAALRLSEKGYRVRVIEAGRRFEDDDFAKTSWDVRRYLWAPGIGCHGVQRIHRLPHVMILAGAGVGGGSLNYANTLYEPGAAFFADPQWPADVRWQDELSPHYATAKRMLGVVEHYPHTGPVERIMRGAAADLGVEDSFRKAPVGVFLGMPGVTVPDPYFDGAGPARTGCTLCGNCMVGCRVGAKNTLMKNYLALAERQGAIIEPMRTVTDVREHPSGGFVVTTQRSGAWFRRDRRTLHAEQVVFAAGTWGTQQLLHRMRASDALPALSGALGRLTRTNSEALDGAVAARVPESAGLADGVAITTSFHVDERTHVENVRYGPGSNLMGALATVLVPGDRGLLRRFGAVVGRVLRHPIRQLRLASLHRWSERGIIALVMQTADNSLTLSLRRRFGRRVLTSAQGHGEPNPTHLPQAHAAVEAIARRMQAETGVRSEARGSWPEVFGIPLTAHFLGGAVISDSPEQGVIDAYHRVWGYPGLHIVDGSAVPANPGVNPSLTITALAERALAHWPERGDRDTRPAQR; translated from the coding sequence ATGCCTGATGTGGACGTCGCCGTGATCGGCTCGGGCTTTGGCGGATCGGTCGCGGCGCTGCGACTGAGCGAGAAGGGCTACCGGGTGCGGGTCATCGAGGCCGGCCGCCGGTTCGAGGATGACGACTTCGCGAAGACCTCGTGGGACGTGCGCCGATACCTGTGGGCACCGGGAATCGGATGCCACGGTGTGCAGCGCATCCATCGGCTGCCGCACGTGATGATCCTCGCCGGCGCGGGCGTCGGCGGCGGGTCGCTCAACTACGCCAACACGCTCTACGAGCCCGGGGCGGCGTTCTTCGCCGACCCGCAGTGGCCTGCCGACGTGCGCTGGCAGGACGAGCTGTCGCCGCACTACGCGACCGCGAAGCGGATGCTGGGTGTGGTCGAGCACTACCCGCACACCGGGCCCGTCGAACGCATCATGCGCGGCGCCGCCGCGGATCTCGGCGTCGAGGACAGCTTTCGCAAGGCACCCGTCGGCGTGTTCCTCGGCATGCCGGGCGTCACCGTTCCCGATCCCTATTTCGACGGTGCCGGACCCGCCCGAACCGGGTGCACGCTGTGCGGCAACTGCATGGTGGGGTGCCGCGTCGGGGCCAAGAACACCCTGATGAAGAACTATCTGGCCCTCGCAGAGCGCCAGGGCGCGATCATCGAGCCGATGCGCACCGTGACGGACGTGCGCGAGCACCCGTCGGGCGGCTTTGTCGTCACCACCCAGCGCAGCGGTGCCTGGTTCCGGCGTGACAGGCGAACCCTGCACGCCGAGCAGGTGGTGTTCGCCGCGGGCACGTGGGGCACGCAGCAACTCCTGCACCGGATGCGGGCATCCGATGCACTGCCCGCCCTCTCCGGGGCTCTCGGGCGCCTCACCCGTACCAACTCGGAAGCGCTCGACGGTGCCGTCGCGGCACGCGTGCCCGAGAGCGCCGGCCTCGCCGACGGGGTCGCGATCACCACCTCGTTCCACGTCGATGAGCGCACCCACGTCGAGAACGTGCGCTACGGGCCGGGATCGAACCTGATGGGCGCGCTGGCGACCGTTCTGGTGCCGGGGGACCGGGGCCTGCTGCGACGCTTCGGCGCCGTCGTGGGCCGCGTGCTGCGGCATCCGATCCGGCAACTGCGGCTGGCCTCGCTGCACCGCTGGAGCGAGCGGGGGATCATCGCGCTGGTCATGCAGACCGCCGACAACTCACTCACCCTGTCGCTCAGGCGACGCTTCGGCCGTCGGGTGCTGACCAGCGCACAGGGACACGGCGAGCCGAACCCCACACACCTGCCGCAGGCGCATGCCGCCGTCGAGGCGATCGCCCGGCGGATGCAGGCCGAGACCGGCGTTCGCTCCGAGGCACGGGGGTCGTGGCCCGAAGTCTTCGGCATCCCGCTGACCGCGCACTTCCTCGGCGGCGCTGTGATCTCCGACAGCCCGGAGCAGGGCGTCATCGACGCCTACCACCGGGTCTGGGGGTACCCGGGGCTGCACATCGTCGACGGGTCCGCCGTGCCCGCCAACCCGGGTGTCAACCCGTCGCTGACGATCACGGCCCTCGCCGAACGAGCCCTCGCGCACTGGCCCGAGCGCGGTGACCGCGACACCAGGCCTGCGCAGCGCTGA
- a CDS encoding diacylglycerol/lipid kinase family protein, translating to MIPVRRVAVVANPQSGKGRGRRAADEAIAALRADGAQVQVYSGGSPAETRRLAEEAVAEKPDALVVVGGDGTLSGIIDVLAAAEVPIALVPAGTGNDLARALGLPRGDATAAVSVAVRGRTRLIDVGEVHSEGRTTPFLSVAALGFDAKVSDRTNRLRWPRGALRYYLALLIELIRLQPMDFRVDVDGGPQAAAPGTLIAVGNTASYGGGMPVCAGAVPDDGALDVVHVVPLTRLRLLRLFPLLLQGRHLTRPEVIHRRAQQVSVSAPGLVVYADGERVGAGECRITVRPAALRMLVPLSEGESDA from the coding sequence GTGATCCCGGTGCGCCGGGTCGCGGTCGTCGCCAACCCGCAATCCGGCAAGGGGCGGGGCCGTCGGGCAGCCGACGAGGCGATCGCGGCGCTGCGCGCCGACGGTGCGCAGGTGCAGGTCTACTCCGGCGGTTCACCGGCCGAGACCCGGCGCCTGGCTGAGGAGGCCGTGGCAGAGAAGCCGGATGCCCTCGTGGTCGTCGGCGGGGATGGCACGCTCTCGGGCATCATCGATGTGCTCGCCGCCGCCGAGGTGCCGATCGCTCTGGTGCCCGCGGGGACCGGCAATGACCTCGCCCGCGCGCTGGGGCTGCCACGCGGCGACGCGACGGCCGCCGTGAGCGTGGCGGTACGCGGCCGCACGCGCCTGATCGACGTCGGCGAGGTGCACAGCGAGGGCAGGACGACACCGTTCCTCTCTGTCGCCGCCCTCGGCTTCGATGCCAAGGTCAGCGACCGCACCAACCGGCTGCGCTGGCCGCGAGGCGCTCTGCGCTACTACCTGGCGCTGCTGATCGAACTGATCAGGCTGCAGCCGATGGACTTCCGCGTCGACGTCGATGGCGGACCTCAGGCGGCTGCGCCCGGCACTCTGATCGCGGTCGGCAACACCGCTAGCTACGGCGGGGGGATGCCGGTGTGCGCCGGTGCCGTTCCGGACGATGGCGCTCTGGACGTCGTGCATGTGGTTCCGCTGACGCGACTGCGTCTACTCAGACTGTTCCCGCTGCTGCTGCAGGGCCGTCACCTCACCCGCCCGGAGGTGATCCACCGGCGCGCCCAGCAGGTGAGCGTGTCGGCGCCGGGTCTGGTGGTCTACGCCGACGGCGAGCGCGTCGGCGCGGGGGAGTGCCGCATCACCGTGCGGCCCGCGGCGCTGCGTATGCTCGTGCCGTTGAGTGAGGGGGAGTCGGATGCCTGA